One window of the Eucalyptus grandis isolate ANBG69807.140 chromosome 8, ASM1654582v1, whole genome shotgun sequence genome contains the following:
- the LOC108954335 gene encoding probable receptor-like protein kinase At5g59700, translating into MINFGSILSMNDSSLLLLMWEIGHYMTSCEEVPYKEAGLEEIGDGNFGDWLKAEEHKTSPFWKLFYGKECPMPEEEVLIPETPAQAGILEDLAPTEIDNPQGVRHGIIKLGESSEQKGKGLADVGMTAKGKRTKGTPRLILDRAWTESLPKGPAASFKKSRKDQKTSVKPLQNGKREIPVSRNGGGDQYRFPLVAVRKATNDFDESQVIGTGGFGKVYWGELNDGTRVAVKRGSPQSQQGFAEFQTEIQILSLFRHRHLVSLIGYCDEKGEMILIYDYMANGTLSSHLYGSRRRSLSWKQRLEICIGAARGLQCLHAGNEITVIHRDVKSTNILLDENLMAKIADLGICKGGPGIDQTHFTTSVRGTFGYLDPNYFLTSQVTQKSDVYAFGVVLLEVLCARPPVDPSLPEEKKNLAAWAMKMQKKGQLDQIIDPTLVGKIRPRFSSGVCGNG; encoded by the coding sequence ATGATCAATTTTGGGTCGATTTTAAGTATGAACGACTCCTCATTATTGCTACTCATGTGGGAGATTGGCCACTACATGACTAGCTGTGAGGAAGTGCCCTACAAAGAAGCCGGGTTGGAGGAGATTGGTGATGGAAATTTTGGCGATTGGTTGAAAGCCGAAGAGCACAAGACAAGCCCCTTTTGGAAACTTTTTTATGGGAAGGAATGTCCGATGCCAGAGGAGGAAGTACTTATTCCCGAGACACCAGCACAGGCCGGCATTTTGGAGGACTTGGCTCCCACCGAAATTGATAACCCGCAAGGGGTGAGGCATGGAATTATAAAGCTCGGGGAGTCATCTGAGCAGAAGGGCAAAGGCTTGGCCGATGTAGGAATGACAGCAAAAGGTAAGAGAACTAAAGGTACGCCACGCCTGATCTTAGACAGAGCATGGACGGAGTCTCTCCCCAAGGGCCCCGCCGCTTCATTTAAGAAGAGTAGGAAGGATCAAAAGACTTCTGTTAAGCCCTtacaaaatggaaaaagagaaatccCAGTAAGCAGGAACGGTGGTGGTGATCAATACCGCTTTCCGTTGGTGGCTGTTCGGAAGGCCACGAACGACTTTGATGAGAGCCAGGTCATTGGTACAGGTGGTTTTGGAAAAGTGTACTGGGGAGAATTAAATGATGGAACAAGAGTAGCTGTTAAGAGGGGTAGTCCTCAGTCCCAACAGGGATTTGCAGAGTTCCAAACTGAAATCCAGATCCTTTCACTGTTCCGTCACCGCCATCTGGTTTCTTTGATCGGGTATTGTGATGAAAAGGGTGAGATGATTTTGATTTATGACTACATGGCGAATGGCACGCTTAGTAGCCATCTTTATGGCTCTCGCCGTCGGAGCCTGAGCTGGAAGCAGAGGCTTGAGATATGCATTGGTGCTGCTAGAGGGCTCCAATGCCTTCACGCTGGCAATGAAATAACTGTCATCCATCGCGATGTGAAGTCTACAAATATTTTGCTTGATGAGAACCTCATGGCAAAGATTGCTGATTTAGGGATTTGCAAGGGAGGGCCGGGAATTGATCAGACCCATTTCACTACATCAGTGAGAGGGACTTTTGGATACCTCGATCCGAATTACTTCCTTACGTCTCAAGTAACACAAAAATCTGATGTGTATGCATTTGGGGtggttttacttgaagtccttTGCGCAAGACCCCCTGTTGATCCGTCACTCcccgaggagaagaagaacCTGGCGGCATGGGCAATGAAGATGCAAAAGAAAGGGCAGTTGGATCAGATCATAGACCCTACTCTTGTGGGTAAAATCAGACCTCGATTCTCTTCGGGAGTTTGTGGCAACGGCTGA
- the LOC120287531 gene encoding dirigent protein 10-like, giving the protein MVTSGQENLDHRFGAPTKGSGKGTTSSTSDAGQRGLTELERGSWIAGRRVTGFERWGAAGTAGGLGRLRRGVGCWQKEAEARASVTAAAIVGSLLSDGLRALQQAPKSGGGAVACGFAASGNGPALGCRSGSGPLQRAAAKARRDRAAAEVQRGGRGHRGRWRCGGATARAAGAASGRRSRGGVAQAWPQDAAVVVGQECRRQKVEEEEQ; this is encoded by the coding sequence aaaatcttgaccaCCGGTTTGGGGCTCCGACGAAGGGTTCCGGCAAGGGCACGACGAGCAGCACGTCCGACGCGGGGCAGCGAGGGTTGACGGAGCTGGAGCGCGGATCGTGGATCGCGGGTCGTCGGGTCACAGGCTTCGAACGGTGGGGCGCTGCAGGGACGGCAGGAGGCCTCGGGCGGTTGCGGCGCGGCGTCGGGTGCTGGCAGAAGGAGGCGGAAGCGCGGGCGAGCGTCACAGCGGCGGCTATCGTCGGGAGTTTGCTGTCAGACGGACTGAGGGCTTTGCAGCAGGCGCCAAAAAGCGGTGGGGGCGCGGTGGCCTGCGGCTTCGCGGCTTCTGGGAACGGTCCGGCGTTGGGTTGCAGATCTGGCTCGGGTCCGCTGCAGAGGGCTGCGGCGAAGGCGCGGCGAGATCGGGCGGCGGCAGAAGTTCAGCGAGGGGGTCGCGGGCATCGTGGACGATGGAGGTGCGGTGGAGCGACAGCTCGAGCAGCAGGGGCGGCGTCAGGTCGTCGGAGCAGAGGCGGTGTCGCGCAGGCTTGGCCGCAGGACGCGGCGGTGGTCGTCGGGCAGGAGTGTCGCCGgcagaaggttgaagaagaagaacagtaa